A genomic region of Deinococcus aquaedulcis contains the following coding sequences:
- a CDS encoding DNA polymerase III subunit delta', which yields MSALLPEPHAALLEQTGTFAGNALLLTGPARVGKRALAQAVAAQHNCQGVRGMYGEACGACPSCRALAAGAHPDLLQIEPRATTTTGKAARRKLIPIGAILEARDKGREYDTHVFEFLEVRPTFTRRVVIVDGAEHLGQEAANALLKLVEEPPHRALFVFLAEDLRAVLPTIVSRSARLNVAPLPDALLERALVLGGSAPDPTLVAFAAGRAGVLADPAPVQAALEDARTLSQGLERGLLSALEAAEGLEKRWGPWHPEALRFSWRAAPPHERARADAALSALQDALEAYASPSLSFQVFALALRDAFGYS from the coding sequence ATGAGCGCCCTCCTGCCAGAGCCGCACGCCGCGCTGCTGGAACAGACCGGCACCTTTGCGGGCAACGCCCTGCTGCTGACCGGCCCGGCGCGGGTGGGCAAGCGCGCCCTGGCGCAGGCGGTGGCCGCGCAGCACAACTGTCAGGGGGTGCGGGGCATGTACGGCGAGGCCTGCGGGGCCTGTCCCTCCTGCCGGGCGCTGGCGGCGGGCGCGCACCCGGACCTGCTCCAGATCGAGCCGCGCGCCACGACCACCACCGGCAAGGCCGCGCGGCGCAAGCTGATTCCCATTGGCGCCATTCTGGAGGCCCGAGACAAGGGCCGCGAGTACGACACCCACGTCTTTGAGTTTCTGGAGGTGCGCCCCACCTTCACCCGGCGCGTGGTGATTGTGGACGGCGCCGAGCATCTGGGCCAGGAAGCCGCCAACGCCCTGCTGAAGCTGGTGGAAGAGCCGCCCCACCGCGCCCTGTTCGTGTTTCTGGCCGAGGACCTGCGCGCGGTGCTGCCCACCATCGTCAGCCGCAGCGCCCGCCTGAATGTGGCGCCGCTGCCCGACGCCCTGCTGGAACGCGCCCTGGTGCTGGGGGGAAGCGCCCCCGATCCCACCCTGGTGGCCTTTGCGGCGGGCCGCGCCGGGGTGCTGGCCGACCCGGCGCCCGTGCAGGCCGCCCTGGAGGACGCCCGCACCCTCTCGCAGGGCCTGGAGCGCGGCCTGCTGAGCGCTCTGGAAGCCGCCGAGGGCCTGGAAAAACGCTGGGGCCCCTGGCACCCCGAAGCCCTGCGCTTTTCCTGGCGGGCCGCGCCCCCCCACGAGCGCGCCCGCGCCGACGCTGCCCTGAGCGCCCTGCAAGACGCCCTGGAAGCCTACGCCAGCCCCAGCCTGAGCTTTCAGGTGTTCGCCCTGGCGCTGCGGGACGCCTTCGGTTACAGCTGA
- a CDS encoding MBL fold metallo-hydrolase — MTRFPAPFTHGAARVWTLPTGPLQENAVLVAGPQHEGFLIDPGDDAGRLQALVEASGVTVRAILLTHAHFDHIGAVQPLREALGVPVYLHPADLPLYRLGAASAARWNLPFTQPADPDHEIAPGQTFQAGDLTLHTRFLPGHAPGHVVFLGEGFVVAGDTLFQGGIGRTDLPGGHGPQLLQGIHEQLLTLPDDTAVYPGHGPRTTIGAERRTNPFVR, encoded by the coding sequence ATGACCCGCTTCCCTGCCCCTTTCACCCACGGCGCCGCGCGCGTGTGGACGCTGCCCACCGGACCCCTGCAAGAAAACGCGGTACTGGTGGCGGGGCCACAGCACGAAGGCTTTCTGATTGACCCGGGCGACGACGCGGGGCGGCTGCAGGCCCTGGTGGAGGCCAGTGGCGTCACCGTGCGCGCCATTCTCCTCACCCACGCGCACTTTGACCACATTGGCGCGGTGCAGCCCCTCCGGGAGGCCCTGGGCGTGCCGGTCTATCTGCACCCGGCCGACCTGCCCCTGTACCGTCTGGGGGCCGCCAGCGCCGCCCGCTGGAACCTGCCCTTCACCCAGCCTGCCGACCCTGACCACGAGATCGCCCCGGGCCAGACCTTCCAGGCGGGCGACCTGACGCTGCACACCCGCTTTCTGCCTGGTCACGCGCCGGGGCATGTGGTCTTCCTGGGCGAGGGGTTCGTGGTGGCAGGCGACACGCTGTTCCAGGGCGGCATTGGCCGCACCGACCTGCCCGGCGGCCACGGCCCGCAGCTGCTGCAGGGCATTCACGAGCAGCTGCTGACCCTGCCCGACGACACGGCGGTCTACCCTGGCCACGGCCCCCGCACCACCATCGGCGCCGAGCGCCGCACAAATCCCTTTGTGCGCTGA
- a CDS encoding S8 family peptidase, whose product MNARLPLLLTLTALLAACGQSPTTSAPELGAATESAPVTVAGQYVAGEVIVQLRGGLSAQSLSALSSLGVQSLETLATVNGAALLRAQITDGQSVTAKVAQLAQSALVRFAEPNWLYEHQATASDLYYTNGTLWGMAGDASTPANAYGSQAAEAWARGAVGSDSVYVGIIDEGYQFDHPDLKGNVWLNPFDPADGRDNDGNGYVDDTRGWDFANSDNTVYDGGTRGSQDSHGTHVAGTIGGTANDGGVVGVNHNVTMISGKFLGRRGGSTADAIKAVDYFTDLKTRHGLNIVATNNSWGGGGYSQALYEAIVRGAKANILFIAAAGNSGTNNDTTASYPSNYDTTAGAGYDAVIAVAAIDKAGALASFSQYGKTSVDIGAPGVAITSSVPYNKYSSYNGTSMATPHVSGAAALYASTHPGASAQSIRAAILGSAVPTASLNGKTVTGGRLNVSGF is encoded by the coding sequence ATGAATGCACGTCTGCCCCTGCTGCTGACCCTGACCGCCCTGCTCGCCGCCTGCGGCCAGTCCCCCACCACCTCGGCCCCGGAGCTGGGTGCAGCGACGGAAAGCGCACCTGTGACCGTCGCCGGGCAGTATGTGGCGGGCGAGGTGATTGTGCAGCTGCGCGGCGGCCTGAGTGCCCAGAGCCTGAGCGCCCTGAGCAGCCTGGGTGTGCAGTCGCTTGAAACCCTGGCCACGGTCAACGGCGCGGCCCTGCTGCGCGCCCAGATCACCGACGGCCAGAGCGTGACCGCCAAGGTGGCCCAGCTGGCGCAGAGCGCCCTGGTGCGCTTTGCCGAGCCCAACTGGCTCTACGAGCACCAGGCCACGGCCTCGGACCTGTACTACACCAACGGCACCCTGTGGGGCATGGCGGGCGACGCCAGCACTCCTGCCAACGCTTACGGTAGCCAGGCCGCCGAAGCCTGGGCACGCGGCGCGGTGGGCAGCGACAGCGTGTACGTGGGCATCATTGACGAGGGCTATCAGTTTGACCACCCGGACCTGAAGGGCAACGTCTGGCTGAACCCCTTTGATCCGGCCGACGGCCGCGACAACGACGGCAACGGCTACGTGGACGACACGCGCGGCTGGGACTTTGCCAACAGCGACAACACCGTCTACGACGGCGGCACGCGCGGCAGCCAGGACAGCCACGGCACCCACGTGGCCGGCACCATTGGCGGCACGGCCAACGACGGCGGCGTGGTGGGCGTGAACCACAACGTCACCATGATCAGCGGCAAGTTCCTGGGGCGCCGGGGCGGCAGCACCGCCGACGCCATCAAGGCGGTGGACTACTTCACCGACCTGAAGACCCGGCACGGCCTGAACATCGTGGCCACCAACAACTCCTGGGGCGGCGGCGGCTACTCGCAGGCCCTGTATGAGGCGATTGTGCGCGGCGCCAAGGCCAACATCCTGTTTATCGCGGCGGCGGGCAACAGCGGCACCAATAACGACACGACCGCCAGCTACCCCAGCAACTACGACACCACGGCCGGCGCCGGCTACGACGCCGTGATCGCCGTGGCCGCCATTGACAAGGCCGGCGCGCTGGCTTCGTTCAGCCAGTACGGCAAGACCAGCGTGGACATCGGCGCGCCCGGCGTGGCGATCACGAGCAGCGTGCCCTACAACAAGTACAGCAGCTACAACGGCACCTCTATGGCCACCCCCCATGTCTCGGGCGCCGCCGCGCTGTACGCCAGCACCCACCCGGGCGCCAGCGCCCAGAGCATCCGCGCCGCCATTCTGGGCAGCGCCGTGCCCACCGCCAGCCTGAACGGCAAGACGGTCACGGGCGGGCGCCTGAACGTCAGCGGCTTCTAA
- a CDS encoding DUF2270 domain-containing protein, with product MPGTGGGPGAAAGGGLTDVSYTTNAANALIHLYRAEVGKMTAYRQRLDMTTNWSVVTTAGLASFALGDVNNSHATFLFAMFMNYFFLRLEARRFRTFEIAHHRVRIMERFFYPAMLGDRVDPGWHQLLLAELGKPRSPMTRADALGWRLSRNYLWIYAAVLLAWLAKLDLGQPKGWVMTFPEAFSLADIGNFPGWAVFLGVGLFYLHLIFLAARAAQTYPLEEG from the coding sequence ATGCCCGGCACCGGGGGCGGCCCCGGCGCGGCGGCGGGCGGCGGCCTGACCGATGTCAGCTACACCACCAACGCCGCCAACGCCCTGATCCACCTGTACCGCGCCGAGGTAGGCAAGATGACCGCCTACCGCCAGCGGCTGGACATGACCACCAACTGGTCGGTGGTGACCACCGCCGGTCTGGCGTCCTTTGCGCTGGGCGACGTGAACAACAGCCACGCCACCTTTCTGTTCGCCATGTTCATGAACTACTTTTTTCTGCGTCTGGAAGCCCGGCGCTTTCGTACCTTCGAGATTGCACACCACCGCGTGCGCATCATGGAGCGCTTTTTTTACCCGGCCATGCTGGGTGACCGCGTGGACCCGGGCTGGCACCAGTTGCTGCTGGCTGAACTGGGCAAGCCCCGCAGCCCCATGACCCGCGCCGACGCCCTGGGCTGGCGCCTGAGCCGCAATTACCTGTGGATCTACGCCGCTGTGCTGCTGGCGTGGCTGGCCAAACTGGACCTGGGGCAGCCCAAGGGTTGGGTGATGACCTTCCCCGAGGCCTTTTCGCTGGCCGATATCGGCAACTTTCCGGGCTGGGCGGTGTTTCTGGGCGTGGGCCTGTTCTACCTGCACCTGATTTTCCTGGCCGCCCGCGCCGCACAGACCTATCCGCTGGAAGAGGGCTAA
- a CDS encoding CDP-alcohol phosphatidyltransferase family protein: MPPLARWRVNPAQVVLVHTTLGLCAAGLIRRGDRLTPALLLQLKTLLDNLDGQLARATGQTTATGRYLDTEMDLVVNAALNVALAGRAGWALTLLQSLILSVDYLWEREYRGARGQTFRDAPAQGGDHPLVLRALEAVYAAYFTPQERVLGALFETRLRRAASHPPTAADRRAYTPRAALTLSANLGLSTQLLGLGLCLLAGRPGWYHRSLGLQAAALLGTQLWREARVRQGRARAET; the protein is encoded by the coding sequence GTGCCGCCGCTGGCCCGCTGGCGGGTGAACCCGGCCCAGGTGGTGCTGGTGCACACCACGCTGGGCCTGTGCGCAGCGGGCCTGATCCGGCGCGGCGACCGCCTGACCCCGGCGCTGCTGCTGCAGCTGAAAACCCTACTGGACAACCTGGACGGCCAGCTGGCACGCGCCACCGGGCAGACCACCGCCACCGGCCGCTACCTGGACACCGAGATGGACCTCGTGGTGAATGCCGCCCTGAACGTGGCTCTGGCTGGCCGGGCAGGCTGGGCGTTGACGCTGCTGCAAAGCCTGATTCTGAGCGTGGATTACCTGTGGGAGCGCGAGTACCGTGGGGCCCGGGGGCAAACTTTCCGGGACGCGCCAGCGCAGGGCGGCGATCATCCGCTGGTGCTGCGCGCGCTGGAAGCGGTGTACGCCGCGTATTTTACGCCGCAGGAGCGGGTGCTGGGCGCCCTGTTCGAGACCCGACTGCGCCGCGCGGCGAGCCACCCGCCCACCGCTGCTGACCGCCGCGCCTACACCCCCAGGGCCGCCCTGACCCTCAGCGCCAACCTGGGGCTGTCCACGCAACTGCTGGGGCTGGGGCTGTGCCTGCTGGCGGGGCGGCCCGGGTGGTATCACCGCAGCCTGGGCCTGCAGGCGGCGGCTCTGCTGGGCACGCAGCTGTGGCGCGAGGCCCGGGTGAGGCAGGGACGGGCACGGGCAGAGACATAA
- a CDS encoding YqhA family protein gives MGGVTRSSAPGPAAPPPAEPSKREWFSEVIGRTRFVVLIAVIAVLLVSFSLFLQGTLLALQTIWESWRDTFAQGISSQKGELAVEFLEIVSTMLKAVVFYLIGVGLYSLFITPLNLTSALGVESLADLEQKVVSVIIVILGVTFLEHFVRWEKPLDTLYFAGALALAGGALVFFQRVHRGSGGDLEQPQSKLRARQELFEYHTEQRHIDDRDVELAEAATQAKLEGKADAEEGSG, from the coding sequence ATGGGCGGCGTGACCCGTTCTTCTGCCCCGGGCCCGGCCGCCCCGCCCCCCGCCGAGCCGTCCAAACGCGAGTGGTTCAGCGAGGTGATTGGCCGCACCCGCTTCGTGGTGCTGATTGCCGTGATCGCCGTGCTGCTGGTGTCGTTCAGTCTCTTTTTGCAGGGCACACTGCTGGCGCTGCAGACCATCTGGGAATCCTGGCGCGACACCTTTGCCCAGGGCATTTCCAGCCAGAAGGGCGAACTGGCCGTGGAATTTCTGGAAATCGTGAGCACCATGCTCAAGGCCGTGGTGTTCTACCTGATTGGCGTGGGACTGTATTCGCTGTTCATCACGCCGCTGAACCTCACCTCGGCGCTGGGGGTCGAGAGTCTGGCCGACCTGGAGCAGAAGGTCGTGTCGGTGATCATCGTGATTCTGGGCGTCACCTTTCTGGAACACTTTGTGCGCTGGGAAAAGCCCCTGGACACGCTGTATTTCGCGGGCGCCCTGGCGCTGGCCGGGGGGGCGCTGGTGTTCTTTCAGCGGGTGCACCGGGGCAGCGGCGGCGACCTGGAACAGCCGCAGTCCAAGCTGCGCGCCCGCCAGGAACTGTTCGAATATCACACCGAACAGCGCCACATTGACGACCGCGACGTGGAACTGGCCGAAGCCGCCACCCAGGCCAAGCTGGAAGGCAAGGCCGATGCGGAGGAGGGCAGTGGGTAA
- a CDS encoding APH(3') family aminoglycoside O-phosphotransferase translates to MNTEPRLTLPDALRRVLPAARWERLDGGQSGAQVWRSTRHVVKVQPRGQGAPSLQQERERLRWFAGRLPVPAVLGFEVTPEAEYLAMTRLSGIPMSHPDALLHPERVVGLLARALRELHALPVRDCPFTATLAVTLPLARERVQAGLVDEADFDEERQGRGAVSVFNELARTRPAHEDLVVTHGDATLDNLIVSGEYVEGLIDLGRAGIADRHADLALAHRSVRADLGPVYAGMFLDLYGRALVDEGKLAYYTLLDELF, encoded by the coding sequence GTGAACACCGAGCCCCGCCTGACCCTGCCGGACGCCCTGCGGCGCGTGTTGCCGGCCGCGCGCTGGGAGAGGCTAGATGGCGGCCAGAGCGGCGCGCAGGTGTGGCGCTCGACCCGGCATGTGGTCAAGGTGCAGCCCCGGGGCCAGGGGGCCCCCAGCCTGCAGCAGGAGCGCGAACGTCTGCGCTGGTTCGCTGGGCGCCTGCCGGTGCCCGCCGTGCTGGGCTTTGAGGTGACCCCGGAAGCCGAGTACCTCGCGATGACGCGCCTGAGCGGCATCCCCATGAGCCACCCCGACGCCCTGCTGCACCCGGAGCGGGTGGTGGGGCTGCTGGCGCGCGCCCTGCGCGAACTGCATGCCCTGCCGGTGCGCGACTGCCCGTTTACCGCCACCCTGGCCGTCACCCTGCCCCTGGCCCGCGAGCGCGTGCAGGCTGGGCTGGTGGACGAGGCCGACTTTGACGAGGAGCGCCAGGGCCGGGGCGCTGTGAGCGTGTTCAATGAGCTGGCCCGCACCCGCCCCGCCCACGAGGATCTGGTGGTCACCCACGGCGACGCCACGCTGGACAACCTGATCGTCAGCGGAGAATACGTGGAGGGCCTGATTGACCTGGGCCGCGCCGGCATTGCCGACCGCCACGCCGACTTGGCCCTGGCGCACCGCAGCGTGCGCGCGGACCTGGGCCCGGTGTACGCCGGCATGTTCCTTGACCTGTATGGCCGCGCCCTGGTGGATGAGGGCAAGCTGGCCTATTACACGCTGCTGGACGAGCTGTTTTAG
- a CDS encoding helix-turn-helix domain-containing protein, translated as MTTDEVLTLEELAAFLKVSETTAYALVRGGEVPGRKVGREWRFLKARVVDWLMRAGTEGDDMDKTGFVQRDELGGEFKQEGGQEYVALWLPITREEKAAQLDKAAREGVNVSELVANYLREWVKA; from the coding sequence ATGACCACAGACGAGGTGCTCACGCTCGAAGAACTCGCCGCCTTCCTGAAGGTGAGCGAAACGACCGCCTACGCCCTGGTGCGCGGCGGCGAGGTGCCCGGACGCAAGGTCGGGCGGGAATGGCGCTTTCTAAAAGCGCGCGTGGTGGACTGGCTGATGCGGGCCGGCACCGAAGGGGACGACATGGACAAGACTGGTTTTGTGCAGCGCGACGAGCTGGGCGGCGAATTCAAGCAGGAAGGCGGGCAGGAATATGTGGCGCTGTGGCTGCCCATCACCCGTGAGGAAAAGGCCGCGCAACTGGATAAAGCGGCGCGCGAGGGCGTGAATGTCAGTGAACTGGTGGCCAACTATCTGCGCGAGTGGGTCAAGGCGTAG
- a CDS encoding MMPL family transporter translates to MVTLGRLVARHPWLTLLAWVLAALLSLPFAARAPAALNADPAGGLTHAEATRVTALLRDRFGERDTNTAVLVTRSQPPLSTAQGRAAYKRFVEGLRGVEGVSRVVPAQAGGPLPTQDAAGTLGLTLAQIPLEDGATETLARVRAYAAGVDSAALDVRVTGGQAIADDFTFFAEQDTKRSELTALPLIAGLLLLVFGALVATALPLAVGMLSISVAMATLYGLTHVMQVSTFAQSVITMLGLGAGIDYALLMVNRFREELRRDPDPRRAAARTVQTAGRSVAFSGLTVAIAMAGLILPPIAFVRSIGIGGVLAVLLTVLASLTVLPALLALLGERVNSPRILKFTWAQSGAASAAWTAFARRVTARPWAAVLGSSALLLLLAAPALTMRTGYAGAWGLSPGVESRDALKDVEALGAGGLLSQFEVVLDLQGQRYGPEDRARFQALVEQLRALPGVRGVLSPFLTPADLASAGGSDAEGLAALSVLTRRSFSADRTLLRVTVVPERNLPAAEIPAFERQLRQTLQASGYLYLLGGAPIGGEEFSRAITGALPAVIAAVFAGTFLLLMVAFRSLLIPLKSILMNALTVAAAAGVVTLVVQHGFLAGPLGIPADVGVLDASLPVLLFAVMFGLSMDYEIFLLSRVQEEHLRGASNDEAVVLAVGHTARIITSAAIIMFIVFAAFVFGRVVASKSIGLGLAVAVVLDATLVRLVLVPAFLKLAGRWNWWLPPWLERVLPRIRLEH, encoded by the coding sequence ATGGTGACCCTGGGGCGTCTGGTGGCTCGTCATCCGTGGTTGACCCTGCTGGCGTGGGTGCTGGCGGCGCTGCTGAGCCTGCCGTTTGCCGCCCGCGCGCCTGCCGCCCTGAACGCCGACCCGGCGGGCGGCCTCACCCACGCCGAAGCCACGCGCGTAACCGCGCTGCTGCGCGACCGCTTTGGCGAGCGCGACACGAACACGGCGGTGCTGGTCACCCGCAGCCAGCCGCCCCTGAGTACGGCGCAGGGCCGCGCGGCCTACAAGCGGTTTGTCGAGGGGCTCCGGGGGGTAGAGGGGGTCAGCCGTGTGGTGCCCGCCCAGGCGGGGGGCCCACTGCCCACCCAGGACGCGGCCGGCACCCTGGGTCTGACGCTGGCGCAGATTCCGCTGGAAGACGGCGCCACCGAAACCCTGGCGCGCGTGCGGGCCTACGCGGCGGGCGTGGACAGTGCGGCGCTGGACGTGCGGGTGACGGGCGGGCAGGCCATTGCCGACGACTTCACCTTCTTTGCCGAGCAGGACACCAAGCGCAGCGAACTGACGGCCCTGCCGCTGATCGCGGGGCTGCTGCTGCTGGTCTTTGGCGCGCTGGTCGCCACGGCGCTGCCGCTGGCGGTGGGCATGCTGAGCATCAGCGTGGCGATGGCCACCCTGTACGGCCTGACCCATGTGATGCAGGTGAGCACCTTTGCCCAGAGCGTGATCACCATGCTGGGGCTGGGTGCGGGCATTGACTACGCCCTGCTGATGGTCAACCGCTTCCGCGAGGAACTGCGCCGCGACCCGGACCCCCGCCGCGCCGCCGCGCGCACCGTGCAGACTGCCGGGCGCAGCGTGGCCTTTAGCGGCCTGACGGTGGCGATTGCCATGGCGGGGCTGATTCTGCCGCCCATCGCGTTTGTGCGCTCAATTGGGATTGGCGGGGTGCTGGCGGTGCTGCTGACCGTGCTGGCCAGCCTGACCGTGCTGCCTGCGCTGCTGGCCCTGCTGGGGGAACGAGTGAACAGCCCGCGCATCCTCAAATTCACCTGGGCCCAGAGTGGCGCGGCCTCGGCAGCCTGGACCGCCTTTGCGCGGCGGGTCACGGCCCGGCCCTGGGCGGCGGTGCTGGGGTCCTCGGCGCTGCTGCTGCTGCTGGCCGCCCCCGCCCTGACCATGCGCACCGGCTACGCGGGCGCCTGGGGCCTGAGCCCGGGGGTCGAAAGCCGCGACGCCCTGAAAGATGTGGAAGCCCTGGGGGCGGGCGGCCTGCTCAGCCAGTTCGAGGTGGTGCTGGACCTGCAGGGCCAGCGCTACGGCCCCGAAGACCGCGCGAGGTTTCAGGCGCTCGTGGAGCAGTTGCGCGCCCTGCCCGGCGTCAGGGGCGTCCTCAGCCCCTTCCTGACCCCGGCCGATCTGGCCTCGGCGGGTGGGAGTGATGCCGAGGGCCTCGCCGCCCTGAGCGTCCTCACGCGGCGCTCGTTCAGCGCGGACCGCACCCTGCTGCGCGTGACCGTGGTGCCAGAGCGCAACCTGCCCGCCGCCGAGATTCCGGCGTTCGAGCGGCAGCTGCGCCAGACCCTGCAGGCCAGCGGGTACCTCTACCTGCTGGGCGGGGCCCCCATTGGCGGCGAGGAATTCAGCCGCGCGATCACCGGGGCGCTGCCCGCCGTGATTGCCGCCGTCTTTGCGGGCACGTTCCTGCTGCTGATGGTGGCCTTTCGCAGCCTGCTCATTCCCCTCAAAAGCATTCTGATGAACGCCCTGACCGTGGCCGCCGCCGCCGGCGTGGTGACCCTGGTGGTGCAGCACGGGTTCCTGGCCGGCCCCCTGGGCATTCCCGCCGATGTGGGCGTGCTGGACGCCAGCCTGCCGGTGCTGCTGTTTGCCGTGATGTTCGGCCTGAGCATGGACTACGAGATTTTCCTGCTTTCCCGGGTGCAGGAAGAACATCTGCGCGGCGCCAGCAACGATGAGGCCGTGGTGCTGGCCGTGGGCCACACCGCCCGGATCATCACCAGCGCGGCGATCATCATGTTTATCGTCTTTGCGGCGTTTGTGTTCGGGCGTGTGGTCGCCAGCAAGAGCATTGGCCTGGGGCTGGCGGTGGCGGTGGTGCTGGACGCCACGCTGGTGCGCCTGGTGCTGGTCCCGGCGTTCTTAAAGCTGGCGGGACGCTGGAACTGGTGGCTGCCCCCGTGGCTGGAGCGGGTGTTGCCCCGGATTCGGCTGGAGCATTAG